DNA sequence from the Anaeromusa acidaminophila DSM 3853 genome:
TAGGGTGATCCGGTTTGTTATTCCATTGCCTCCTTGAAGCTTTTATTCTGGGTGGCAAATCTCTTTCTGCTATCCAGTTATATAATGCCTTCCTTGTTGGAAACCCCAAGCACTGAATAACTTTAGTCACGGATTTGCATTGGTCATACAGTGTTAGCGCTCGTTTTTTCTGGCCTTCTGAATACATTTTTCTTGCCCCTTTCAGAATGCCACCCGAGTCCAACTTTTTGTCCGCATCCCCAGGCCACCATGAAAAGTGGGACGGCAGCGGCTATCCGGATGGCTTGGTTGGCGAGTCGATTCCCTTATCCGCTCGCTTGATGGCGCTGGCGGATGTGTATGACGCCTTAATCAGTCGGCGGGTATATAAGGACCCGTATCCCCATGCTACGGCGGTGCGCATGATCGAGGC
Encoded proteins:
- a CDS encoding HD-GYP domain-containing protein, with amino-acid sequence MSASPGHHEKWDGSGYPDGLVGESIPLSARLMALADVYDALISRRVYKDPYPHATAVRMIEAESGTHFDPVVVEAFLASEERFLEIAEAMRDIKLD